A stretch of the Poseidonibacter parvus genome encodes the following:
- the mnmG gene encoding tRNA uridine-5-carboxymethylaminomethyl(34) synthesis enzyme MnmG, whose amino-acid sequence MKYDVIVVGGGHAGIEASLASARMGKQTLLITMLVEQIGAASCNPAVGGLAKGHLVRELDAIGGEMGLCTDATGIQFRILNASKGAAVQGSRAQIDMDKYREYMRKVCHNTPNLEIYQDEVSNLLVKNENEVYGVKTKLGEEFEAKKVIITTGTFMKGLIHIGQSQYEAGRAWELPSSTLSTQLKELGLNVGRLKTGTPARIDGNSINFENMDAHGGDVQPAPFSFRTNKSEFKPTQYPCYITYTNLDTHGTITSNFDRAPLFTGQIQGSGPRYCPSIEDKVNRFSERDRHQLFLEPQTSMCTEYYINGLSTSLPIDVQKEMIHSISGLENAKIIRYGYAIEYDYVDPTELKHTLETKKVKNLYNAGQINATTGYEEAASQGLMAGINACLAIDGKEPFILRRDEGYIGVLIDDLVTKGTNEPYRMFTSRAEYRLLLREENADLRLSKYGHDLGLIDDETYAKVENKRKVLNDAVEFMSNEWFTSKKENLELLEEIGEDKIKDRALLIDIVGRNTVNNEKFDKLVPSLANTDSYLKEQIIIEAKYYRYILKQQKQIDKMKKMLKLKIPENFDFRGVAGLSNEAVEKLEKFKPPTLFNASEISGITPAAIDIIHLNINLNNKK is encoded by the coding sequence ATGAAATATGATGTAATTGTTGTTGGTGGTGGCCACGCAGGTATTGAAGCATCACTAGCAAGTGCTAGAATGGGAAAACAAACTCTATTAATTACTATGTTAGTTGAGCAAATTGGAGCAGCTTCATGTAATCCAGCTGTTGGTGGTCTTGCAAAAGGTCACTTAGTAAGAGAGCTTGATGCAATTGGTGGAGAAATGGGTCTTTGTACAGATGCAACTGGAATTCAATTTAGAATTTTAAATGCTTCAAAAGGTGCAGCAGTTCAAGGAAGCCGTGCTCAAATTGATATGGATAAATACAGAGAATATATGAGAAAAGTTTGTCATAATACTCCTAACTTAGAAATATATCAAGATGAAGTATCAAACTTACTTGTTAAAAATGAAAATGAAGTTTATGGGGTAAAAACAAAACTTGGTGAAGAGTTTGAAGCTAAAAAAGTAATCATCACAACTGGAACTTTTATGAAAGGTTTAATCCATATTGGCCAAAGCCAATACGAAGCTGGACGAGCTTGGGAATTACCCTCTTCAACTCTTTCAACACAATTAAAAGAACTAGGGTTAAATGTTGGACGACTTAAAACAGGAACACCTGCAAGAATTGATGGAAACTCTATAAATTTTGAAAATATGGATGCACATGGTGGAGATGTACAACCTGCACCATTTTCTTTTAGAACAAATAAAAGTGAGTTTAAACCAACACAATACCCTTGTTATATCACATATACAAATCTTGATACACACGGCACTATTACTTCAAACTTTGATAGAGCACCACTTTTTACAGGTCAAATTCAAGGAAGTGGTCCAAGATATTGTCCAAGTATTGAAGATAAAGTAAATAGATTCTCTGAACGTGATAGACATCAGTTATTTTTAGAACCACAAACTTCAATGTGTACAGAATACTATATAAATGGTTTAAGTACCTCACTTCCTATTGATGTTCAAAAAGAGATGATTCATTCTATCTCAGGACTTGAAAATGCAAAAATTATCAGATATGGATATGCAATTGAATATGATTATGTAGACCCAACTGAATTAAAACATACACTAGAAACAAAGAAAGTTAAAAACCTTTATAATGCAGGACAAATTAATGCAACAACAGGTTATGAAGAAGCTGCATCACAAGGTCTAATGGCAGGTATTAATGCATGTTTAGCAATTGATGGAAAAGAGCCATTTATCTTAAGACGAGATGAGGGATATATTGGAGTTTTAATTGATGATTTAGTTACAAAAGGTACTAATGAACCATATAGAATGTTTACTTCACGTGCTGAGTATAGACTTCTTTTAAGAGAAGAAAATGCAGACCTTAGACTTTCTAAATATGGTCATGACTTAGGTCTAATCGATGATGAAACATACGCAAAAGTTGAAAACAAAAGAAAAGTCTTAAATGATGCAGTTGAGTTTATGTCAAATGAATGGTTTACATCAAAAAAAGAAAACCTTGAATTACTTGAAGAAATTGGTGAAGATAAAATCAAAGATAGAGCACTTTTAATTGATATTGTAGGAAGAAACACAGTTAATAATGAAAAGTTTGATAAATTAGTTCCAAGTTTAGCAAATACAGACTCATATTTAAAAGAGCAAATTATTATTGAAGCTAAATATTATAGATATATTTTAAAGCAGCAAAAACAAATTGATAAAATGAAAAAGATGCTAAAACTAAAAATTCCTGAAAACTTTGATTTTAGAGGAGTTGCGGGACTTTCAAATGAAGCTGTAGAAAAACTAGAAAAATTTAAGCCACCTACACTATTTAATGCAAGCGAAATATCAGGTATTACGCCTGCTGCTATTGATATTATTCACTTAAATATAAACTTAAATAATAAAAAATAA